The nucleotide window GAAATACAGGCATCCATACCTGAGTGCAAACCCTAGGTCGGTTGAACCAACCCCGGTAGCGAACGCACCAACAGCACCGTAGGTACAGGTATGTGAATCACCACCGATGACAATGTCACCAGGGCAGACACGTCCCTTTTCCAGGGTAACCTGGTGGCAGACCCCTTCTTTTATGTCATAATTCAGGATACCCTGTTCCTTTCCGAACGCACGCATCTTCTTCTGGTTTTCTGCAGCATTCAGTGAGTCAGCAGGGGTCTGGTGATCAAAGAGCATGATGACCTTCTTCGGGTCAAAAACTTTTGTGCCACCCATCTCGTAGAATTTTTCAATGGCCAGCGGACCGGTGATGTCATGCATCATTGCACCGTCCACTGGGGCCATCACTACTTCACCTGCAAAAACATCTTTTTTACATCGACGGGAGAAGATCTTCTCAACTATTGTCTGTTCCATTCCGATACACCATATTTAATGCATTTGCCATTGCCTCTGCCGATGCCAGTACGATATCATCCCCCGATGCAGCTGCATCGAACAGTTGCCCCTTATCATCCTGAACAACCAGGGCAACATGTGCTATCGCATCACTCCCTTCAGAGATCGCCGAGACGTTGAACTCCTTCAGTTCTGCATGCCTCGGGACAGTTCCGATCAGTGCCCTGACAGCTGCATCCACCGGCCCATTACCGGTGCAACTGCAAACCTTCTCTGAACCATTCACCATGGCTCTGACAGTAGCTGTCGGGATCATATGATTCCCGGTCATGATGGCGATATCAATCAGATCAATAAACCGGCTGTGGGCTCCTGATCCTACAACAGTCTCTGCAATCTCATAGAGATCCTGTTCAGTTATCTTCTTGCCTTTTGAGGCGATCTGCTTAACCCTTGCAATAATTGCATCGATCTGTTCCTCGTCGGGAATAATATGGACCTGGTTCAACATCTCCCTGACTGCATGTCTACCAACATGTTTTCCCAGTTTGAGCCTGCGTCGGTGCCCTACCATTTCAGGAGTCATGATGCCAGGTTCAAATGTACTGGCGTGTTCCAGTACACCCTGGGCGTGAATACCACTCTCATGAGAAAATGCATAGTCACCAGTTACAGGCCAGTTCGGAGGTACCATCAATCCAGAGAATCGTGAAATCATTCGGGAAGTTTCCACCAGCCGGGTAGTTTTGATCCCGGTGGTGTAGCCGAAGATAGATTCAATGATCATTGTGGTGCATGCCAGATCTGCATTCCCCGCCCTTTCACCAATGCCATTAACAGTTACCTGGACCTGGTCAGCACCTGCTTCTACCGCTGATATGGTATTAGCAGTAGCCATCCCGAAATCATTGTGACAATGAACATCGATTGTGCAGGTTATCTCCTTCCTCAATGCAGAAATAAGAGATTTCATTGAGGTAGGAGTCGCAACACCGACCGTATCAGGTACGTTGATTGCCGTAGCCCCGGCATTAACCGCTGCCTTGAAAACCTCCATCAGTTCAGGCAGATCTGTACGGGTTGCATCCATTGCTGAAAAGAGGACCTTATCAGCATGATCACGGGCATACCTGACGATATCACCAGTTATCGAGACAACTTCCTCGTGGGTCTTTCTGATGGTGTGGGTCCGCTGCACTTCAGAAGTGGGGATAAACACATGTACCATATCAACCCCGGCATCAATACATCGGTCAACGTCACCTTTCACTGATCTGGCCAGCCCACATATGGTCGATTCCAGACCTTCGGCTACAATTGCTTTGACCGTTGCATACTCGTCCTGAGATGATGCTGGAAACCCGGCTTCGATAACACTGACACCGATATCAGATAACTGTCTGGCTATCTCGATCTTGTCAACAGTTGTAAAAGATACACCAGGAGTTTGTTCCCCATCACGGAGGGTTGTGTCGAAAACAGAGATCTTCTTTGCAGTAGAATTCTTATCGCTGGAGAAAGCGACCTGCCGAGTGTACAACACCGGCGCTCCCTGCCTCGAAAGTGTTCTGAGACATGATCATACTAATCATCCCCATTCATATAAAGACTTTGGGTTTGTGGTGCAGATTCCTTCACGTCATGCACCAAAAAAAGATCAGGATGCAGGACTGACAACCTGATACACTTCAGCATCCCTGGTAGAGAATACTGGCTTGAATACAGCGG belongs to Methanospirillum lacunae and includes:
- a CDS encoding 2-isopropylmalate synthase, which produces MLYTRQVAFSSDKNSTAKKISVFDTTLRDGEQTPGVSFTTVDKIEIARQLSDIGVSVIEAGFPASSQDEYATVKAIVAEGLESTICGLARSVKGDVDRCIDAGVDMVHVFIPTSEVQRTHTIRKTHEEVVSITGDIVRYARDHADKVLFSAMDATRTDLPELMEVFKAAVNAGATAINVPDTVGVATPTSMKSLISALRKEITCTIDVHCHNDFGMATANTISAVEAGADQVQVTVNGIGERAGNADLACTTMIIESIFGYTTGIKTTRLVETSRMISRFSGLMVPPNWPVTGDYAFSHESGIHAQGVLEHASTFEPGIMTPEMVGHRRRLKLGKHVGRHAVREMLNQVHIIPDEEQIDAIIARVKQIASKGKKITEQDLYEIAETVVGSGAHSRFIDLIDIAIMTGNHMIPTATVRAMVNGSEKVCSCTGNGPVDAAVRALIGTVPRHAELKEFNVSAISEGSDAIAHVALVVQDDKGQLFDAAASGDDIVLASAEAMANALNMVYRNGTDNS